In Solanum pennellii chromosome 3, SPENNV200, a single window of DNA contains:
- the LOC107012686 gene encoding amino acid transporter AVT6E translates to MDSNYSAVSKESFVELQVKDDNFRDNEHLKPISGDDFEADDIDLDDLPLIFGENKSGSGEYGAVFNLTTTIIGAGIMALPATMKVLGLVVGVILIFLMGVLSDISVELLVRFSVQCKALSYGEVVEAALGRTAKILSEICIIVNNAGVLVVYLIIIGDVLSGSIRHTGVFDQWLGHGVWDHRKLVVLIILVIFLAPLCAMDKIDSLSLSSAASVALAVVFVVVAFAIAFIKLVEGKIEAPRMTPDFGSKQAILDLLVVIPIMSNAYVCHFNVQPIYNELEGRSPQKMNRVSRITSAICVLVYASTAVAGYLLFGKDTESDVLTNFDKDLGIRFSTALNYIVRVGYVFHLILVFPVIHFSLRQTVDALLFEGSAPLTESRKRCLALTAVLLALLYFGSTMIPNIWTAFKFTGATTAVSLGYTFPSLIALRLGKQGSGLSVREKILSWFMLILAIVVSIVGVGGNIYSMSTESD, encoded by the coding sequence ATGGATAGCAATTATTCGGCTGTTTCGAAGGAATCTTTTGTTGAATTACAAGTTAAAGATGATAACTTTAGGGATAATGAACATTTGAAACCAATTTCTGGTGATGATTTTGAAGCCGATGATATAGATTTGGATGATTTACCTCTTATTTTTGGTGAAAATAAATCTGGGTCTGGTGAATATGGGGCAGTCTTTAATCTTACGACTACTATTATTGGTGCGGGGATTATGGCTTTGCCTGCTACAATGAAAGTATTGGGGTTGGTTGTTGGGgttattttgatattcttgatggGTGTTTTGTCTGATATTAGTGTTGAATTGCTTGTTCGGTTTTCGGTTCAATGCAAGGCTTTGTCGTATGGGGAAGTTGTTGAGGCTGCATTAGGGAGAACAGCCAAGATCTTGTCTGAGATTTGTATTATTGTGAACAATGCTGGTGTTTTGGTTGTATACTTGATTATAATTGGGGATGTTTTGTCCGGTTCCATTCGTCATACTGGGGTTTTTGATCAATGGTTAGGTCATGGAGTGTGGGATCATAGGAAGTTAGTAGTTTTGATCATATTGGTGATTTTTCTTGCACCTCTTTGTGCAATGGACAAGATCGATTCTTTGAGTTTGTCTTCAGCTGCTTCTGTAGCTCTTGCTGTTGTGTTTGTTGTAGTTGCTTTTGCGATAGCATTTATTAAGCTTGTCGAGGGGAAAATTGAAGCTCCAAGGATGACACCAGATTTCGGGTCTAAGCAGGCAATCCTAGACCTGCTTGTGGTGATTCCCATAATGTCCAATGCATATGTTTGCCATTTTAATGTTCAGCCCATTTATAATGAGCTTGAAGGCCGATCACCTCAGAAGATGAACCGTGTGAGCCGAATTACCTCTGCTATTTGTGTGTTGGTGTATGCTTCTACGGCAGTAGCTGGCTATTTACTTTTTGGAAAGGATACTGAATCTGATGTACTCACAAATTTTGACAAGGACCTTGGAATTCGTTTCAGCACAGCATTGAATTACATTGTTCGTGTTGGCTATGTATTCCATCTGATTCTTGTTTTCCCTGTGATCCATTTCTCCCTGAGGCAGACTGTGGATGCTTTGTTGTTTGAAGGATCTGCGCCACTCACAGAAAGTAGGAAGAGGTGTCTGGCTTTGACTGCTGTTCTCCTGGCACTCTTATATTTTGGGTCGACTATGATTCCCAACATTTGGACTGCTTTCAAATTCACAGGGGCCACAACTGCAGTTTCTTTAGGATATACATTTCCATCTCTTATTGCTCTACGGCTGGGCAAACAAGGAAGTGGTTTGAGTGTGAGAGAGAAGATTTTGTCTtggttcatgttgatattggcCATTGTAGTTAGCATTGTTGGAGTGGGTGGCAATATTTATAGTATGAGTACTGAGAGTGATTGA